The region ttagagggcgtttttaaaaaagcgctctataagtccatgtgcatttccagtttataaagcgcttttggaaagccttagagagcgctttcataagcgccctcttaggccccctttagagggtgctttttttccacaagcgccctctaaggtcccctttagtaaacattaaaattataacatactgcgcgttttgttatttcactctctgttattttcgttctttttcacgttagggttctcactgctacgattttcgctacttctaaggcgttctccttccacctctgttagatctacgacgtttcctccttctattaattcgttgttagctgttcgattttgacaccatagatatttttctaatcttcatattacttggtttctcttctgacgttcgctaaatgagtgtcctaaatgcggtgtctcgcgatataagaacaagttgtctccagcaaaagtcttgtggtattttcctgttattccgagatttagacgcatgtttcgaGTGATGTAGCAACATTTGGAGTCGGTGTTGTTCAGGTTCGACCGAAAGGAAACTAAATTTGTAACGTTCCAAATTTATCAGACCACAATCTGAACAATATTTACATGTCATTTAGGTTCTTGCTACGATTTTAACTTTGTGGTTAGCAGACAAATCTGGTCGCCGACTTTTACTTATTGTGAGTCTAAGCTTTTTCGATAATTTTTGCATTCACATTACTATTTGTTTGGAGGGTAATAAGAGATTAATCAAAATCTCCTATTGCAGGTTTCTTCATCTGCAATGGCTTTGAGTCTTTTGGTTGTTTCAATATCATTCTACTTGAAggtaataataatttttttgtttgttatattttttgaacatttttttttttgtttatttttatatatacataatacattaactagatattacacatgcattcatgcataaatGTTCAGAAATTTGTAACACATATTCACAGGATTATATATCAGTAAATTCTTCtttatatttttggttttttatatggataatatattttatgttgaatTTGCTCTCAGGAATATATATCACCAGATTTTGATTTATATGCGACATTGAGCCTCGTATAGGTGGCTGGAGTTGTGGTGTGTAAATACAACTTTATTACACAAATGATTGTTTCTATTGTTTGTTTCCCTAACTTCATTATTATAAACTTTCAATTTCTTTCAGGTCATAGTTATTGCATTCTCTCTGGGATTAGGAGCAATGCCATGGATTATAATGTCTGAGGTACAATTTTCTTCAATAATAATATGCATGACAACCCTATATGAACAAACCTTTGTTGTAATATAATGTGATAGTTGATGTGTTGAATATATTTTACATAATAGATTCTTCCGATTAACATCAAAGGCCTAGCTGGAAGTTTTGCAACACTTGCCAATTGGTTCTTTTCCTGGTTGGTTACATTAACAGCAAATTTGCTCTTGGATTGGAGTTCGGGAGGTTTGTGTGCATTGCCTATgttaattttctataaatatcTATTGTTTCTAACCAGAAGCTTCCTATGTTTTTATCAGGAACCTTCACAATATATACTGCAGTGTGTGTTTTCACAGTAGGATTTGTTGCCATTTGGGTCCCCGAGACAAAGGGaaaaactcttgaagaaatacaACAGTTTTTCAGATGAAGTTTCCTTTCGAGTAGCACTTTAGCTAGTGTTCACTCATGTATTcacattcatatttttttttctgaatcaactcaattcatttttgtgctctttggtcttgttaaatatgaaaaataccaaaacagtgtgattttctaatctagcagcatacttgcatttttgttgtaattgattgattataaacaaataaatgaaagagagtGGTTATTATACATTTCAATTAGAGTAGCAGTGGTTTCAGTTCATGACATTTCAAATAGCAAGAGGATCATATAAACAATAAGCATATATCAGTATTtgtattttaatattataaaagcATAAAAAGAACCTTTAGTTGCTCTTGTGAATTAtaacaagcaactgtatgccaTTTTCTTCTGGTTACCTCTTGTGGCTGCAACATAACCTGAAATGAGAATATGGTCACAGAGACATGTGATGCATGTAAAtgttaaataaccacccactttagagggcgctttccaaaataatcgccctctaaaccctttaaatttccactttagagggcgctttccagtaaaagcgccctctaaacccttaaaggTTTCCACTTTAGAaggcgctttccagtaaaagcgccctctaaacccttaaaagtttccactttagagggcgctttctttaaaaagcgccatctaaagtggcccttaaagggcttaaagagccactttagagagcgctttcactaggaaaaaaagcgctgtctttacctatgccagcgccagattagagggcgctttaaagcgctgttataggccaaaaaaagcgccctcttttcccttatttggcgtagtgttaGATTCATAAAACTTGCCCCATTCCTATGCTAATTCTGTTCAGTACGGATCTTTAATGTTCAGTAAAATAGATGTCATTTTTTTGGTTATCACCGCATAGTACAAGAAAACGATAATTATAATATTGTAATATTGTTGCAAAGTCGACCTACAATTTATGTATAGTAAAGCGTAGAAAGAATTAGTTAAATAATAAATATGGTGATTAAATATATCTATTCAATACACTTAAGATAAACTAAATATTTGGTACTCAATTAATTTTGGTAATGAAATATTAATATGGGTTAGTGTAATATCAAATTAATGTTATGATGATAGAGATATCGACTATGAAAACTATGGTAATTCAGTCTGAGATGGCACTGTATTAACGTCTTGTATTTTAAAATTGTTGTCACCATAATATCCTACTTGAAGAACAACATTATCTAATAAACCGTAGTATTCGACAATTGCACTCCAACCACTTATTATAAGTGGATGATCTTGATCTTTGTTTTATATTATGGCGTGATAGACTCTTTGATTCTTCAAAATTGTACATGCTTTTTTGAGTTTATTTTCTTACATATTAATAAAAGCATCAATTTGAGCATATGACTAGGAAGAAAACTAGAAAAAAGAAGTTAAAATCTTTAATGGTTCAGATTAAAAAAGTCACAAGTGAAAATTAAAATTGTGCAAAATATTGTAAAACACTAACTTAGGAAGTTATTTTAACAATTGAAAAATTGTCTATAAGATTGAATGAAAAATAAATAGTGTTGATTTCATGAATTATGAGAAGAGTTGAGTATTTGATGTTGGTTTAAGAAGTATGATTTTAATTGATGATTTGAAAAATGTCAAATGTGGTATATTTATAATATCAATTGAGATAGTGTATCAATGTCTTATGTAGTAATGGTTGGAATGATGCATGTCCGGTATTGGCCTCGGAAAATGCAGTATCACTTGTGTACAGTACCGACTAGTTAACAAAAACATTGATGACTGCATTAAATATGTGTATATTTCTCATGATTTATGAGAATAATATATTTTAGTGCAGATTTGATTTAATGTCTGATCCTTTATGATCCAAATTCATTGCACGTAATGAGAGAAACAAAAGCATTGAGTGGTAAATAAGGTGAGCTAGATTGTAACGGCCGTAAAAATCAAGGGTCCATTCAGTAAATTCGTGCGTGTATTTACTTCACTATCTTCAAAATAGGAAAAGATGATTAGCCATATTTCAATTTTGTCTTCTTCTACCATGTAGTATTGTTTTTATGTTACTTTGActtttcttttatattttaaaagTGCAGTTATGATCTTGCTTTTATTTTGTTATATCATTGTTATGACATGCATGCATAGTTATGTATTTGTTATTTGAGTGCATTCTTTATTTATTTGTAGTTTATCAAATGAGGACATTTAAGAGATAATGTCAATGATCAATTTTTTGCGTTGCCATATTGATCAACCTCAAGAGCTCGTGGAACCCCTTGGTCACAACAACAACTCGTTTCCAGAGCAAGTACAACCACAAGGACCTGTGGAACCCCTTATTGCAAACAACAACCATTGTTTAGACCAAGTACAACCACACTAACCTCAGATACATATAGAACCCTACCAACCACATACTGAGAATAATGACCAACTTTCACCCAAAGGTGTGATTCATAATGGTGAGGAATTCACATGGACCATCAAGATGACACACTCAACCAAAAACAGGAAAAGTTTAATGATAAGGAATAATGAAATTAGTAAATGCGTTTTGTTAAAAGGATGTGTGGTTTTTATAACTCATTATCTTCTTTTGCAGCATTCCCGCGGAAAATTTCATGTTGGGCCCTTTATATGAATCAAGATGGAATCATAATGGTTGATGAGGGAATGAGAAAAATGTATGAATGTCTTGTGCACAAGTCTAAAAGAAGTTGGTATGAAAAGTATATCGGTCAAGAATGGCATGAATTTACGAAGTGAAAAGGTTGAGGACTGGTGATTAGCTAGGTTTTACTCTCCGTTATCGTCTTGAAATTATGTACTTTAGTTTTGTAATCATTGATGTTTGATCTTTTAAAAAAAAGGAAGTTGAAGTATAATATGAAAGTGGAAGGTTTGAATATGTTTGAAGATGAAGTTATTTTGATGCAGTAATGTTTATGTATAAGAATATTCAGTGTTTTTTAAAGTTGTTTAAAGTATTTTTGTTGAATGTTTTGTCTTTAAGTATGTACTTTTGAAAAACTCCAGCTATGGAGTTTTCAATTAGAATGTTAATTcatttttgtgttataaatatGTCTATGAGTTGATTTTTGTTGTGATGTATGTTTTTATAGAAATATAATCAAGCCAACACAGAATCATATACTAAATTTTTAAAAGTTTTATAGTCTAAAATATGAATTATAGATATCAGTGGTGCACTGAATAACATCTTGCAAGGTGAATAACATTTGAACTTGAGAAA is a window of Lathyrus oleraceus cultivar Zhongwan6 chromosome 6, CAAS_Psat_ZW6_1.0, whole genome shotgun sequence DNA encoding:
- the LOC127093746 gene encoding sugar transporter ERD6-like 6 translates to MSQNKVKTLEKDHITLVNKLSDKNLNEHEIDLQDFIMTGIERTKLASIIYGLSKSKGKGMVYNENKAKAQLIKTSDASPSRNSQTGLKTCFVSASDQGKSLNKSESKMIESKVMNKPIPKMSKSKVLATILTLWLADKSGRRLLLIVSSSAMALSLLVVSISFYLKEYISPDFDLYATLSLVIVIAFSLGLGAMPWIIMSEILPINIKGLAGSFATLANWFFSWLVTLTANLLLDWSSGGTFTIYTAVCVFTVGFVAIWVPETKGKTLEEIQQFFR